In bacterium, a single window of DNA contains:
- the pseG gene encoding UDP-2,4-diacetamido-2,4,6-trideoxy-beta-L-altropyranose hydrolase, with translation MKIIFRCDGGFKNGMGHVVRCSVLAKELIKRKHEVLFVTKKDKTIKRYLHTQKIKAHFIHSTAPKSLLKADLVVLDTYSFSESTLKKIPSKILLMLDSIPNFRLEADAILLPHTLKPHLKLKQGAYKLYGPRYVLLKPEFKKAPAKKKHGPTIHNVLINFGGSDKENVTTRMALYLNQYKRKLNLTFLLGASFSSLHFKKLKAALKKSHHHIHFLKNITNVAPVMRKNDIAIASPSTVAYELCRVGIPTLTVLTADNQKIVQENIKGTVIALGNYQNLTAKQLLSGIGTLEKQGVRQSLSKKASRLFDGHGPSRVANAIETLIKKPKKHL, from the coding sequence ATGAAAATTATCTTTAGATGCGACGGCGGTTTTAAAAATGGCATGGGGCATGTTGTACGCTGTAGTGTTTTGGCCAAAGAATTAATTAAAAGAAAACACGAAGTATTGTTTGTGACCAAGAAAGATAAGACTATTAAACGTTACCTACACACACAAAAAATAAAAGCTCATTTTATTCATTCTACGGCCCCAAAATCTCTTTTAAAAGCTGACTTGGTAGTATTAGATACATATTCCTTTTCGGAATCTACTCTAAAAAAAATACCTTCTAAAATTTTACTTATGCTCGATTCCATTCCTAATTTTCGGTTAGAAGCGGATGCCATTTTATTACCACATACTTTGAAACCGCATCTTAAATTAAAACAGGGTGCATACAAGCTATACGGCCCTCGCTACGTTTTATTAAAACCAGAATTTAAAAAAGCGCCTGCCAAAAAAAAGCACGGTCCCACCATTCACAATGTTCTTATTAATTTTGGTGGTTCCGACAAGGAAAATGTAACAACTAGAATGGCCCTGTATTTAAATCAGTATAAGCGGAAATTAAATCTTACTTTTTTGCTTGGGGCTTCATTTTCTTCGCTACACTTTAAAAAACTAAAGGCCGCTTTAAAAAAATCACATCATCACATTCATTTTTTAAAAAATATTACCAATGTGGCTCCAGTAATGAGAAAAAATGATATAGCCATAGCATCACCCAGCACCGTAGCGTATGAGCTATGTCGCGTTGGCATTCCAACACTCACTGTCTTAACCGCAGACAATCAAAAAATTGTACAAGAAAATATTAAGGGAACCGTGATTGCATTGGGAAATTATCAAAACTTGACGGCCAAACAACTCTTAAGTGGAATAGGCACTCTGGAAAAACAAGGCGTACGTCAATCTCTTTCAAAAAAAGCATCTCGCCTTTTTGACGGCCATGGCCCAAGTCGGGTGGCTAATGCTATTGAAACTCTTATTAAAAAACCAAAGAAGCATTTGTAG
- the pseC gene encoding UDP-4-amino-4,6-dideoxy-N-acetyl-beta-L-altrosamine transaminase, with the protein MPKNNMASPPIPYSRQFIDDEDIAAVTQVLKSDLLTQGPLVGQFEETVARYCGSQYAVSFSNGTTALHAACLALGLKEGDQGIAPPITFAATTNSLLYVKATPVFADVTQGLPLLNPQEFRKQINSKTKVVMPVHFAGSVCDMETIYEIAQKHSLGIIEDACHALGATYTDKSGKQHKVGNCAFGDMTIFSFHPVKSIATGEGGMVTTNSKSLYNHLVILRQHGVWKPDPATSSHPGWYYEMRELGYNYRLTEFQAALGISQMQKLDFFIKERKTKFLAYQEQLKGIKGIELLTPPSYCDSAFHLAVIHLESSIKRNGLYQFLKENGIGSQVHYIPVYDHPYYRDTLKIKAECPQTKRYFEACLSLPLYPGLSSNNLNRVVDTVKKWSQANA; encoded by the coding sequence ATGCCAAAAAATAACATGGCCTCTCCTCCAATTCCTTATAGTCGACAATTTATTGATGACGAAGACATTGCGGCCGTTACACAGGTTTTAAAATCCGATCTTTTAACGCAAGGGCCTCTTGTAGGTCAATTTGAAGAAACAGTAGCCCGTTACTGTGGTAGCCAGTACGCAGTCAGTTTTTCTAACGGGACCACAGCCCTACACGCCGCCTGTCTGGCTTTAGGCCTTAAAGAAGGAGATCAAGGTATTGCTCCTCCTATTACATTTGCCGCTACCACAAACAGTTTACTCTACGTAAAAGCTACTCCTGTTTTTGCTGATGTCACTCAGGGCTTACCTTTATTAAATCCACAAGAATTTAGAAAACAGATTAATTCCAAAACAAAAGTAGTAATGCCTGTTCATTTTGCAGGCAGCGTCTGCGACATGGAAACCATTTATGAAATAGCTCAAAAACATTCCCTTGGCATCATTGAAGATGCATGCCACGCCTTGGGTGCCACCTACACCGACAAATCGGGCAAACAGCACAAGGTAGGTAATTGCGCCTTTGGAGATATGACCATTTTTAGCTTTCATCCTGTTAAAAGCATCGCTACCGGCGAAGGCGGAATGGTAACAACTAATAGTAAATCGCTATATAACCATTTAGTAATATTAAGACAGCACGGGGTCTGGAAACCTGACCCCGCCACAAGCAGTCACCCTGGTTGGTATTATGAGATGAGGGAATTAGGGTATAATTACCGGCTAACCGAGTTTCAAGCCGCATTAGGAATAAGTCAGATGCAAAAATTGGATTTCTTTATAAAAGAACGCAAAACAAAATTTTTAGCCTATCAAGAACAGCTAAAAGGTATTAAAGGAATAGAATTGTTAACACCCCCCTCTTATTGCGACTCGGCTTTTCATTTAGCAGTTATCCACCTAGAATCATCAATTAAGCGGAACGGGCTATATCAATTTTTAAAAGAAAACGGGATTGGAAGCCAGGTTCACTACATTCCAGTTTACGACCATCCCTATTACCGGGATACTCTTAAAATTAAAGCCGAATGTCCCCAAACGAAGCGGTATTTTGAAGCTTGCTTATCTCTCCCCCTATATCCTGGACTAAGTTCTAACAATTTAAACCGGGTTGTAGATACCGTAAAAAAATGGAGCCAAGCCAATGCCTAA
- the pseB gene encoding UDP-N-acetylglucosamine 4,6-dehydratase (inverting), whose translation MSLFTNKTILITGGTGSFGQKCVETLLTEHNPKKIIVFSRDELKQYEMQVKFNNHPVLRFFIGDVRDKERLYRALEGVNYVIHAAALKQVPAIEYNPFEAVRTNVIGGYNVLTASIDKKVEKVIALSTDKAANPANLYGATKLCSDKIFISGNSLVGSQNTRFSVVRYGNVVGSRGSVIPHFLKQKPSGELTITDERMTRFVITLDQGVHFVLKSIENMAGGELFVPKIPSVKVTDIAKVIAPECKVKIIGIRPGEKLHEAMITTDDARNTLEYDDHFVIQPQFPWWNYNRLNTKSMNEKPPKQCQEGFSYTSDNNTWWLKEAEIKKMIQETSYYQETNAKK comes from the coding sequence ATGTCTTTGTTTACTAATAAAACTATTTTGATTACCGGCGGAACAGGTTCCTTTGGGCAAAAATGCGTAGAAACATTGCTTACCGAACACAATCCCAAAAAAATTATTGTCTTTAGCCGCGACGAGCTCAAACAATATGAAATGCAGGTGAAATTTAATAATCACCCCGTCTTACGTTTCTTTATTGGTGATGTACGCGACAAAGAACGCTTATATCGCGCGCTAGAAGGTGTTAACTATGTTATCCATGCTGCCGCTCTCAAACAAGTACCCGCTATCGAATACAATCCCTTTGAAGCAGTGCGTACCAACGTCATTGGTGGTTATAATGTACTTACCGCCTCTATCGATAAAAAAGTAGAAAAAGTAATTGCACTTTCTACCGATAAAGCAGCTAACCCCGCTAATTTATACGGCGCCACCAAATTATGTTCCGACAAAATTTTTATTTCGGGCAACAGCCTGGTTGGCTCTCAAAACACACGCTTTTCGGTTGTTCGTTATGGCAATGTGGTTGGCTCGCGCGGCAGTGTAATCCCTCACTTTTTAAAACAAAAACCAAGCGGAGAGTTAACTATTACTGATGAACGCATGACGCGCTTTGTAATCACTCTCGACCAAGGGGTACACTTTGTTTTAAAAAGTATCGAGAACATGGCCGGCGGGGAACTATTTGTACCAAAAATTCCCAGTGTAAAAGTAACGGATATTGCTAAAGTCATTGCCCCAGAATGTAAAGTTAAAATTATTGGAATTAGACCTGGTGAAAAATTGCACGAAGCCATGATTACCACCGACGACGCACGCAACACTCTCGAATACGACGATCATTTTGTCATTCAACCCCAGTTTCCTTGGTGGAATTATAATCGCCTCAATACAAAAAGCATGAATGAAAAGCCCCCCAAACAATGTCAGGAGGGATTTTCCTACACGAGCGACAACAATACCTGGTGGTTAAAAGAAGCTGAAATTAAAAAAATGATTCAAGAAACCTCTTATTACCAAGAAACTAATGCCAAAAAATAA
- the pseF gene encoding pseudaminic acid cytidylyltransferase, translating to MSDLLAIIPARGGSKRIPHKNIRSFCGKPMIAYSIEAALQSGLFKKVVVSTDSPQIAEIAQKLGAEVPFMRPAALADDFAGHAEVLMHVLEELGKTETLPTYFCCLYATAPFVCPDFLKEGFETLVRLQVDGVFSVGEFGASIFRALQKNSDGTLKPIWPEFVNKRSNDLPSTYHDAGQFYWYKTQAFLTEKQAWPMRSAPLILPRHTVQDIDTPADWEFAEQLFKLNKNIK from the coding sequence ATGTCCGATTTATTAGCCATTATTCCAGCGCGAGGAGGAAGTAAGCGTATACCTCATAAAAATATCCGTTCTTTTTGTGGAAAGCCAATGATTGCCTACTCTATAGAAGCAGCTCTTCAGAGTGGTTTGTTCAAAAAAGTAGTGGTGTCTACCGATTCCCCGCAAATTGCTGAAATTGCCCAAAAGCTGGGGGCAGAAGTCCCTTTTATGCGGCCGGCAGCTCTGGCTGATGACTTTGCCGGACATGCAGAAGTGTTGATGCATGTTTTAGAAGAATTGGGAAAAACCGAGACCTTACCTACTTATTTTTGTTGTTTATATGCCACTGCACCTTTTGTATGTCCTGATTTTTTGAAAGAGGGTTTTGAAACCTTGGTGCGCCTACAGGTAGACGGTGTTTTTTCGGTGGGGGAATTTGGGGCGTCCATATTTAGGGCGCTTCAAAAGAATAGCGATGGCACTCTGAAGCCTATTTGGCCCGAATTTGTTAACAAACGCTCCAACGATTTACCATCAACCTATCATGATGCCGGGCAGTTTTACTGGTATAAAACCCAGGCCTTTTTAACCGAAAAACAGGCCTGGCCAATGCGCTCAGCGCCCCTTATTTTACCCCGCCATACTGTTCAGGACATTGATACCCCCGCCGATTGGGAGTTTGCTGAACAGCTTTTTAAATTAAATAAAAACATTAAGTAA
- a CDS encoding flagellar basal body protein yields the protein MNSLPTTLDLMKQALDVRIAEHKVHAANIANLDTPGYKAKETSFEAKLAHTMEGDDKWKVEMRVEDSNRPGRADGNNVSMEQEMSDMTQNSLQYMSTLNILNKHMALVKYAINGN from the coding sequence ATGAATTCATTACCAACAACACTCGATTTAATGAAACAGGCGCTGGATGTGCGTATTGCTGAGCACAAGGTGCATGCTGCCAACATTGCTAACTTAGATACCCCTGGTTACAAAGCCAAGGAAACTTCTTTTGAGGCAAAGCTAGCTCATACCATGGAAGGTGACGATAAATGGAAAGTGGAAATGCGGGTAGAAGATTCCAATCGTCCCGGCAGAGCTGATGGTAACAATGTGAGTATGGAACAAGAAATGTCGGACATGACTCAAAACAGTCTTCAATACATGTCAACTCTCAATATTTTAAACAAACATATGGCGTTAGTAAAATACGCCATCAACGGTAACTAA
- the flgC gene encoding flagellar basal body rod protein FlgC — protein MGLMAAFNLSAGGLAVQKARIDVTAENLANINSTRTPDGGPYRKKEVIVSSVPTSFDASLQTFLKKDDVQAAEVTGYQRSDEAPRIVHDPSHPDADANGNVAYPSINSIEEMIDMMTASKAYEANITVYNAAKSMVMRTLEIGG, from the coding sequence ATGGGACTTATGGCAGCATTTAATTTATCGGCAGGGGGCTTGGCGGTTCAAAAGGCCCGCATTGATGTTACTGCCGAAAATTTAGCGAACATTAATTCCACACGTACCCCAGATGGTGGTCCTTACCGTAAAAAAGAAGTGATTGTATCATCGGTGCCCACCAGTTTTGATGCTAGTCTCCAAACCTTTCTTAAAAAAGATGATGTGCAAGCAGCCGAAGTAACTGGTTATCAACGCAGCGACGAAGCTCCTCGTATTGTGCACGATCCGTCGCATCCTGATGCTGATGCCAATGGTAACGTGGCTTACCCATCTATTAATTCTATTGAAGAAATGATCGACATGATGACGGCTTCTAAAGCCTATGAAGCCAATATTACAGTTTATAACGCAGCCAAAAGCATGGTGATGCGTACTCTGGAAATTGGAGGATAA
- the fliE gene encoding flagellar hook-basal body complex protein FliE produces the protein MAINGITSITSALPELTKVSGSQKAESGTGFSSVISDSMKQVNAEMNHANKMSQEFVTEGKHDLHEVLIELEKADMSFRYMNQVRNKVLDAYQEIMRIQV, from the coding sequence ATGGCTATTAATGGAATTACCAGCATTACATCGGCTTTGCCGGAACTCACTAAAGTGAGTGGTTCTCAAAAAGCAGAATCTGGCACAGGTTTTTCCAGTGTTATTTCCGATAGCATGAAACAGGTTAATGCCGAGATGAATCATGCCAACAAAATGTCGCAAGAGTTTGTAACAGAAGGGAAACACGATTTGCATGAAGTGCTTATTGAGCTTGAAAAAGCCGACATGTCATTTCGTTATATGAATCAGGTAAGAAACAAGGTTTTGGATGCATACCAGGAAATCATGAGAATCCAGGTATGA
- the fliF gene encoding flagellar M-ring protein FliF: MDQFIEQIKNVLANLSMVRKVSMVLVMVLAVGVIIYLVKLSNQSSMEPLFTNLNSEDMGTILTELDKSGVKYQVDQEHRTVMVPATEVLDIRLKLASEGMPRFGGVGFELFDKMEFGASDFEQKIYYQRALEGELSRTIARIREVESARVHLVLPEKSLFADSQQSATASVILKMGSGEALSRDKVNSITHLVASAVESLDPEQVTVVDSAGHLLTEGGGDGIASSGEKLFDQKTSIERSYEKRIVELLSPVVGLGKVIARVSSEIDFTQSESTDEILDPNKSAVVSESRTTAKRTESSSSTGGVAGASGNAPGATTSGGGGSGNSDEGSEQIAYQVSKTIKKTISPIGAVKKLSVAILVDGTYKDGANGEKTFTPRAADELAKYEDLVKKAIGFSQDRGDQIKVETLAFQAPEMPTGDDAKWYEKKTTYGFLISVIGNVMILIVVALVFFFVIRPLIKNWNGGRAGALDANGTPLLEGEVNANLAQLVKSDPMAAANAIREWLK; encoded by the coding sequence ATGGATCAGTTTATCGAACAGATAAAAAATGTTTTGGCAAACCTTTCGATGGTACGAAAGGTTTCCATGGTATTGGTGATGGTATTAGCGGTTGGGGTAATTATCTACCTTGTAAAGCTATCCAACCAATCGTCAATGGAGCCTCTATTCACCAATTTAAATTCCGAGGACATGGGAACCATCTTAACCGAACTTGATAAATCAGGGGTTAAGTATCAGGTAGACCAAGAACATCGCACCGTTATGGTGCCCGCCACCGAAGTGCTGGATATCCGCTTAAAATTAGCGAGTGAAGGGATGCCACGCTTTGGTGGTGTGGGTTTTGAATTATTTGATAAAATGGAATTTGGTGCTTCCGATTTTGAACAAAAAATTTACTACCAACGTGCGTTAGAAGGTGAACTTTCCCGCACTATTGCCCGTATTCGCGAAGTGGAATCGGCTCGTGTGCATTTAGTACTACCCGAAAAATCTCTCTTTGCAGATAGCCAGCAATCGGCCACCGCATCAGTTATTTTAAAAATGGGAAGTGGAGAAGCTCTATCGCGCGATAAAGTAAATTCCATCACTCACTTGGTAGCAAGTGCTGTAGAAAGTTTAGATCCCGAACAGGTAACTGTAGTGGATAGCGCCGGCCATTTATTAACTGAAGGTGGCGGCGATGGCATAGCTTCATCGGGTGAAAAATTATTTGATCAAAAAACATCGATTGAACGTTCTTACGAGAAACGCATTGTAGAATTACTGTCGCCCGTTGTTGGTTTAGGAAAAGTAATTGCTCGTGTTTCGTCCGAAATAGATTTTACTCAATCGGAAAGTACCGATGAAATATTAGATCCTAACAAAAGTGCTGTTGTTTCAGAATCGCGTACTACGGCTAAAAGAACCGAAAGTTCTTCGTCTACAGGTGGTGTTGCCGGTGCTTCGGGCAATGCTCCCGGAGCTACAACTAGCGGTGGTGGTGGTAGTGGTAATTCAGATGAAGGTTCAGAACAAATTGCCTACCAGGTGAGCAAAACTATCAAAAAAACTATAAGCCCTATAGGTGCAGTTAAAAAACTGTCGGTGGCCATTTTAGTAGATGGTACTTACAAAGATGGCGCTAATGGTGAAAAAACATTCACACCACGTGCTGCAGATGAACTTGCGAAATATGAAGACTTGGTGAAAAAAGCAATTGGATTTAGTCAAGACCGCGGCGATCAAATTAAAGTGGAAACATTAGCCTTCCAGGCTCCCGAAATGCCCACAGGCGATGATGCCAAATGGTACGAAAAGAAAACGACCTATGGTTTCCTTATTTCGGTTATTGGCAATGTAATGATTTTAATAGTTGTAGCTCTGGTATTCTTCTTCGTAATTCGTCCTTTAATCAAAAATTGGAATGGTGGACGGGCAGGCGCTTTAGATGCCAACGGCACTCCTTTGCTTGAAGGTGAAGTAAATGCCAATTTGGCTCAACTAGTAAAGTCGGACCCTATGGCAGCGGCAAACGCCATTAGAGAATGGCTTAAATAA